The sequence GATGGTCCGCAGCAGACGTGCGCCGTGTTCGACGACGGCACCCGTACCCACCTCGTCGGAACCCGAGTCCTGCCAGTCGTCGACGGCGTTGGCCCAGTAGTTCCACTCGGTGAACAGCAGGAGGGCCTCCACGTTCCCGTCGGGGATGATGCGGCAGGAGAAGTCGGCGCTGTGGGTGGCGAGACCCCACGCGCGCTCGACCGGATCGGGGTACAGACCGAAGGCGTCCAGCCACTCGACCGCCCGGTCCTCCACCTGCTTCGCCTCGGGATGGACGAGGTCGCGCTCCAGGGGGCAGTAGAAGGACGGCAGACGAGGACCGAGGAGCGAGGGGCGCGGCGGCGCGGTCATCGGCCGCCACCGAGCCGGAAGCGCAGCAGCCGCGTCTCCACCGCGTGGTCACGCCAGAGCCGGAAGAACTTGCTGTGCGCGATCGTCGACTGTTCGAGCCGTTCGCCGCTCCAGGCGCCGGGTTCGACTCCGGCGCCCGCTCGGAGCCGATCGAGTTCGGCGGTGTTCCAGGCCATGGACTGGACCCAGAACTCCGCCACCGAGTCCGTCACGTCCTCGTCCTGCACCAGTTCGAAGCCGGCCGCCTCGGCCGCGGCCAGGTATTCCCCGCGCCGTCCCAGCCGGGTTCTGTAGTAGTCGTCCATGAAATCGCACCACTCGGAGCGGCCCACGAAATGCTCCTGGATCCCGAACCATCCACCGGGCTCCAGTGCCTTGGCGACGACCTCGAAGAGCCGGGGCCGGTCGGTGTAGCCGCTGCTCTCGTTGGCGTACACGGCGTCGTACGCACGGGTCTCGTCCAGGTCGTGCACATCCGCCAGTACGGGCTTCACCCGCCCCGCGACCCCTGCGTGAAGGGCGAAGTGCCGGACGATCGGGACGTGTTCCTCCGCGACGGTGAGGCTGGTGACCGATGCCCCGTGCTCCTGCGCCCAGTACAGGGACGTGCCGCCCAGGCCGCAGCCGATGTCCAGCAGCCGCCGGGGAGGCACCTCGTACGCTCCCCACGACCGGGCCGCGTGCTCGACTATCCGCTCCTGCGCGTCGAACAGGCGCTGCTGCAGCGTGCTCTGGGGAACGGTGGTGTCCGGAGGGCCGTCGGGATACAGCCCCACGTGGAAGTGAACGCGGGGGCCCGGGCCGTACTTCTGGAGGATCTCCTGTGTCTTGCGGCTGTAGTAGAGCCGCACCGGATCGTCCGCGGCTAAGCCCTGGCCACTGCCTAAGGACGATACGAGGGGTGTAACGCGCATGAGGTGTCCGCCCTTTCGTGGGGTAGGGCTGCCTCCCGGGACGCGCTGCCGCCGCTCTCACCGCGTTCCGACCGGCACACTGTTGAAGCACGGATCATCGTGGCACTTCGCGGGCCCCACGTCAGCCCACTGGAGCAACAGAAGCAGCATCCGTTCATGCGGCGACCCTCGCGGGACCCCGACCCCGACCGCGGACTCGCGCGGACGGCGGACTCGGCGGGACGGCCCCGAGCCCCGCCTCCTCCGCCCTGCGCTGCCGGCTGCCGGCTGCCGGCTGCCCCCGGTCAGTGGCCGAAGTCGAACCAGTTGACGTTGACGTAGTCGGCGCTCTGGCCGCTGGTGAAGGTCAGGTAGACGTCGTGCCTGCCCGTGACCGCCGTGATGTTCGCGGGTACCGTCCGCCAGCTCTGCCAGCCGCCGGTGTTCGCGACGGAGAAGCTGCCGATCGGCGCGTTGGTACGGCTGTCCAGCCGGACTTCGACGAGTCCGCTGACTCCGCCGGCCGCACCGGAGGCGACCCGGCCGCGGAATTGCCGCGCGGCCGTGGACCCGAAGTCGACGCCCCTGAAGAGGGCCCAGTCGCCGTTGGCGACGGCGCCGACGTTCTGACCGCCGCCGGAGTCGGATGTGGTCTCCTTGATCAGCCCGGCCTGACCGTCGTACGACTCGGCCTGGATGGCCGCGTACGCGTCACGGTTGCCCGCCGGCGGGGTCGTCGGCGGGGGAGTCGTGGGCGGCGGCGTCGTCGGGGTGCCGGACGCCGACCGCAGGACGGACACGTAGTCGACGACCATGGGGTGGCCGGGCTGGGTGCCCGCGTCGGGTCCGCCGCCGAAGGCGTCCGGGAACCCGCCGCCCATGGCGACGTTCAGGATGATGAAGTAGCCGTGGTTCGTGGCGCTGGTCCACGTGGCGGCGTCCACCTGGTTCGCGCGCACGGTGTGGAAATTGAGCCCGTCGACGTAGAAGTGCATCTCCTCGACGGCCGTCGACCGGTCCCACTCGACGGCGTACGTGTGGAACCCGCCCTGGCAGCTGGTGCCCGGGCAGACCCGCGCGCCGCCGATGCCGGACGTCTCGTTGCAGGGGCCGCCCGGGCTGGTGCCGCAGTGCATGACCGCCCAGACCTGGTTGATGCCCTGGACGTTCTCCATGATGTCGAGCTCGCCGATCCCCGGCCAGTTCCACCAGTTCCCCCGGTACGGGGCCCCGAGCATCCAGAAGGCCGGCCAGTAGCCCTTGGCCGCGGCCCCCGTGACGTTCGGCATCTGGATGCGCGCCTCGGTGCGCAGCTTGCCGCCCGCCGGGGGCTGGAAGTCGGTCCGCTTGGTCTCGATGCGGCCCGAGGTCCAGTTGCCGGCCGCGTCCCGCCGCGGGGTGATGCGCAGGTTGCCCGCGCCGTCGAGCGAGACGTTGGCCGGGTCGGCGGTCATCGTCTCGATCTCGCCGGTGCCGAAGTTGGCGGGGCCGCCCGGGTAGCTCGTACCGGTGGTGTACTGCCAGTTCGCCGAGTTCACGGGGGATCCCGCGGCCCCGTCGAAGTCGTCCAGGAAGACCTGGGACC comes from Streptomyces sp. NBC_01408 and encodes:
- a CDS encoding cyclopropane-fatty-acyl-phospholipid synthase family protein, whose translation is MRLYYSRKTQEILQKYGPGPRVHFHVGLYPDGPPDTTVPQSTLQQRLFDAQERIVEHAARSWGAYEVPPRRLLDIGCGLGGTSLYWAQEHGASVTSLTVAEEHVPIVRHFALHAGVAGRVKPVLADVHDLDETRAYDAVYANESSGYTDRPRLFEVVAKALEPGGWFGIQEHFVGRSEWCDFMDDYYRTRLGRRGEYLAAAEAAGFELVQDEDVTDSVAEFWVQSMAWNTAELDRLRAGAGVEPGAWSGERLEQSTIAHSKFFRLWRDHAVETRLLRFRLGGGR
- a CDS encoding glycoside hydrolase family 16 protein, which gives rise to MRDSSGRKRRTARRAVIAAFSTIAVVAAAAAAVSLPANAAAPPPPAGWSQVFLDDFDGAAGSPVNSANWQYTTGTSYPGGPANFGTGEIETMTADPANVSLDGAGNLRITPRRDAAGNWTSGRIETKRTDFQPPAGGKLRTEARIQMPNVTGAAAKGYWPAFWMLGAPYRGNWWNWPGIGELDIMENVQGINQVWAVMHCGTSPGGPCNETSGIGGARVCPGTSCQGGFHTYAVEWDRSTAVEEMHFYVDGLNFHTVRANQVDAATWTSATNHGYFIILNVAMGGGFPDAFGGGPDAGTQPGHPMVVDYVSVLRSASGTPTTPPPTTPPPTTPPAGNRDAYAAIQAESYDGQAGLIKETTSDSGGGQNVGAVANGDWALFRGVDFGSTAARQFRGRVASGAAGGVSGLVEVRLDSRTNAPIGSFSVANTGGWQSWRTVPANITAVTGRHDVYLTFTSGQSADYVNVNWFDFGH